The DNA region CTGCTTCTTGCTTATACTTTCTCTCTTTGACGAAGAAGTGTCGAATCCGCTGGtcggaaaaaaaaaatcatacAAGAAACGAACAAAATGCACATCCCTGCGAGCTGGAAGGTGTTGACCACCCTCCTCGCAACCACCGCCAATGCCCATTCTTGGATCGAACAGCTTATGGTCATCAACCCCAACAATGGCAGCTTCGTCGGTTCTCCAGGTTACCCCCGAGGCTACGTCCCCCGCACATCGCCCGATTTTTCGGACGACGCCATGACCTACCGACTTCCGTCAAATGGGATCAACCTTACGAAAGCTGACAAGATATGCATGGATACCCAGACGAGTCCGGACGACCAAAAGCCCGACTTCCCACGTCTTCAAGCGCAGCAGGGTTCCGCTATCGCCCTCCGATACCAGGAAAACGGTCATGTGACTGAACCTGAGAACCAAAAAGGGAAGCCCCCGAATCGCGGGACAGTCTATGTGTACGGCACGACCGAGCCCAGTGACGATGATAGGATCGTCGGCATCCACAAGGTCTGGAACGAAGACGGTACTGGAGGCGACAAGCGTGGGAGATTGTTGGCAACGCGAAACTATGACGACGGTCGATGCTATCAAGTCAACGGCGGAACTATCTCGACGGATCGACAGGCCAAGTTCAAGCACACGGCAGATCAACTGATGGGTACCAATTTGTGGTGTCAGACTGATATCAAACTGCCGGAGGATGCGGAGGGCGGGAAGCAGTACACGCTGTACTGGGTCTGGGACTGGCCTACCCTCCCTGGTAAGGACGATTCTTTGCCTAACGGGAAGCCAGAGTTGTATACGACCTGCATGGACGTGGATGTCACTGGAAAAGCAGACACCAACACAAAGGCCCAGGCTAAGTACGATGATACACAGTCTCTTAACGACGCTTCCATTCCGGGTCAATTTGCGAAACTCTTCTCTCCTGGTTCTGGTTCCGATTCGGGTTCCGGTTCGGCTTCGCAGGGCGCTGCGAGTGCAAGCTTTGCTGTTGTCGCGAGCTCTGCCGCCGCTCCATCAGCCCAGCCATCGTCCAGTTCCCCGGTTCTTCCAGCAAGTTCTGCTGCCGTTCCCTCAGCCCAACCGTCAACGGATTTACCTGTTCCTCAAGCAGCTGCAAGCTCTGCCGCCGCTCTTTCAGTCAACCTGTTCAATTCCCCGGGTCATCCAACTACTTCTTCGGCAGCAATCTCAGCTGCCCGGTCCAGTTCTCCAGCAATGTTTGCGGCTCGT from Aspergillus chevalieri M1 DNA, chromosome 2, nearly complete sequence includes:
- a CDS encoding uncharacterized protein (COG:S;~EggNog:ENOG410PQD0;~SECRETED:SignalP(1-20)) yields the protein MHIPASWKVLTTLLATTANAHSWIEQLMVINPNNGSFVGSPGYPRGYVPRTSPDFSDDAMTYRLPSNGINLTKADKICMDTQTSPDDQKPDFPRLQAQQGSAIALRYQENGHVTEPENQKGKPPNRGTVYVYGTTEPSDDDRIVGIHKVWNEDGTGGDKRGRLLATRNYDDGRCYQVNGGTISTDRQAKFKHTADQLMGTNLWCQTDIKLPEDAEGGKQYTLYWVWDWPTLPGKDDSLPNGKPELYTTCMDVDVTGKADTNTKAQAKYDDTQSLNDASIPGQFAKLFSPGSGSDSGSGSASQGAASASFAVVASSAAAPSAQPSSSSPVLPASSAAVPSAQPSTDLPVPQAAASSAAALSVNLFNSPGHPTTSSAAISAARSSSPAMFAARPSSDPAIFAAPSASSSVLSKYQQTGPSFVTRTKTVHQTHCPDA